DNA from Streptomyces sp. NBC_01476:
CGAGGTCTGCCGACAGCTGCGTCTCAAGTCCAATGTCCCGGTGATCATGGTGACCGCCAAGGACAGTGAAATCGACAAGGTCGTCGGCCTCGAAATAGGCGCGGACGACTATGTGACCAAGCCGTTCTCCTCGCGGGAGCTGGTCGCCCGCATCCGTGCGGTGCTGCGGCGCCGCGGTGAGCCGGAGGAGGTCTCCCCGGCCGCCCTCGAAGCCGGTCCGGTCCGGATGGACGTGGACCGGCACGTGGTCACCGTCGGCGGTGGCAAGGTCGACCTCCCGCTCAAGGAGTTCGACCTGCTGGAGATGCTGCTGCGCAACGCCGGCCGGGTCCTTACCCGTATGCAGCTCATCGACCGGGTCTGGGGCGCCGACTACGTCGGTGACACCAAGACCCTCGACGTCCACGTCAAGCGCCTGCGCGCGAAGATCGAGCCGGACCCGGGCGCCCCGCGCTACCTGGTCACGGTCCGCGGCCTGGGCTACAAGTTCGAGCCGTAGAACGGCGGACGGTGGCAGGAGGGGCCCGGCGGGCGAGCCGGGCCCCTCCTGCGTGTCCGCCGCTGCCCGTTAGGCCGTGGGCGTGGCGGTGCCGGTCGGGGTGGCGGTGTCCGTCGGGGTGGCCGTGGAGTCCGGCGTGGTCGTGGGGGTGGCCGTGTCGCTCGGGGACGGGGTCGCGGTGGTGGGCAGCGAGCTGGGGCCGTACGGCTGGAAGTACCCCGCCGACGGGGTGATGTTGATCGGCAGGGAGACCGGCCCCGAGCCGCTGAAGCGGAACACCGCGGTCTGGACGTCGCCGTCCCGCAGGGACTCCTGGCCGGAGTCGATGACCGCGGCCGGGTTGCCCTTGCCGCCCAGCAGCACGGTGCCGTGCGCCGGGACCGTCACGTCCTTGCCGCCGTTCGCCCCGGAGAGCCGCGCGTTGAGCGCCCCGGCCAGCTGCACGGACTGCAGGGTCTGCGGCGAGGACCCGTTGTTGAACAGGCGCGCCGAGACGGTGGCCGGGCCGTCCGCCTGGGTCAGGACGAACGCGTTCTGCACCTTGATGACGCCGGCGCTCGCGTACGCGCTGTCCGGCTCGACCTTCAGCGAGGTGGCGTCCGTTCCCGCGGCGCAGGCGGCGAGCGGAGCGAGCGAGAGCGCGAGAACGGCGGCGAACGCGCCACGACGGAAGCTGCGGACCACGGCGGCGCATCTCCTAGGGCAGACAGGGAAGATCTTCTGGCGGCCTTAGATTACCGAGGCGCCCCGGAGTCCGCGCACTGGGCCCGGCTCTTTACCTGTTCGTCGTGATCACTTCATGCCATGGATCGGACGCCCGATCGCCGGGCCGATTTCCAGGACTGTGCAAAATTGGATCATCAACAGCCGAGAACCCGAACGGAGTAGCGAAGGTCCACTCGTCCGGGAGGGACAAATGCGGACGTATGACCCCTTGTTCAGGGGCTTCCGGGGCTGTAACGGGCACGTTTCGCCCCTGCCGTATACCCGCTCCGACCTGCGAATACCCTGTTGCGGGCGCACCCTCCAGCACGATCCAGGGGCCCTTGTCAAGCCCCGAGATATGCCCTGACCTGCGAAAACGCCATTCAGATGAGGCCGTTCCCGTGTTACTCTGGATAGCCACGGAAGGGGTACCTGTCACATGACGTTCAAGGTTGGCGACACCGTGGTCTATCCCCATCACGGGGCCGCGCTGATCGAGGCCATCGAAATTCGCCAGATCAAAGGCGTGGACAAGACCTACTTGGTGCTCAAGGTCGCTCAGGGCGACTTGACGGTACGCGTACCCGCGGACAATGCGGAGTTCGTCGGCGTACGCGACGTGGTCGGTCAGGAGGGTCTGGACCGGGTCTTCGAGGTGCTGCGCGCGCCGTACACCGAGGAGCCCACCAACTGGTCCCGCCGATACAAGGCAAATCTGGAGAAGCTTGCCTCCGGTGATGTCATCAAGGTCGCGGAAGTCGTACGTGACCTGTGGCGCCGGGAGCGTGAGCGCGGCCTGTCGGCCGGCGAGAAGCGCATGCTCGCCAAGGCACGGCAGATCCTGGTCAGCGAGCTGGCTCTGGCGGAGAACACCAACGAGGACAAGGCCGAGGCGTTGCTCGACGAGGTCCTCGCGTCGTAAGAACATCCCCTTTCGGACGTTCTCGGGTCGCGTCGGACCGACGGCACACCACCGTGCGCCGATGTGACGTACCGACTTCTGAAGACGCACCCCCCGACCCGTTCGGGGGGATCCTGCCGCGGCACCCGGTTGACGACCATGACCGGGTGCTGCGGCATGCTTATCCCAGCACGCGTTCCCCCGGACTTCACGGAAGGGGTCCGGAAGAACGCCGTGCCCGGCACCTTGAGTGCGATACCCATCTCATACAAGGACACAAACCTGCGTACCGCAGCCGTCATTCCCGCCGCCGGACGTGGCGTCCGGCTGGGCCCCGGCGCGCCCAAAGCGCTGCGCACCCTGGGCGGGGTTCCGATCCTGGTCCACGCGGTGCGCGCGATGGCGCGGGCCCGAGCCGTCCAGGTGATCGTCGTGGTCGCGCCGCCCGACGGAGCCGCCGAGGTCAGGGCGCTGCTCGACGCGCACGGCCTGCCCGGCTCGACCGACATAAGGGTGGTGCCCGGCGGCGCCGAGCGCCAGGACTCGGTACGGCTGGGCCTGGCCGCCCTGCCGGACGACGTCGACGTGGTGCTGGTGCACGACGCGGCCCGCCCGCTGGTGCCGGTCGAGACCGTCGAGGCGGTGGTGGACGCGGTACGGGCCGGCGCGCCCGCCGTCGTCCCCGGACTGTCGCTCGCCGACACCGTCAAGAGCGTCGACCCGGAGACCGGCACCGTCACCGGCACCCCGCAGCGCGCCCTGCTGCGCGCCGTACAGACCCCGCAGGGCTTCGACCGGGCCGTCCTCGCCAAGGCGCACGCCTCCGTCAGCCACGGCGTCACGGACGACGCGAGCATGGTGGAGCACCTCGGGCTGCCGGTGCTGGTGGTGCCCGGGCACGAGGAGGCGTTCAAGGTGACCAGGCCGCTGGACCTGGTGCTCGCCGAGGCGGTCCTCGCCCGCAGGAGGGCCACCGATGGCTACTGAGCTGCCCGCCGGCTACGTCCTGCCCCAGGTCGGCATCGGCACCGACATCCACGCCTTCGAGGAAGGCCGCGAACTGTGGTGCGCGGGCCTGCGCTGGGAGGGTGAGGGCCCCGGGCTCGCCGGACACTCCGACGCCGATGTGGTCGCCCACGCCGCCTGCAACGCGCTCTTCTCCGCGGCCGGCCTCGGCGACCTCGGCGCGCACTTCGGCACCGGCCGCCCGCAGTGGGCCGGCGCCTCGGGCCTCACGCTCCTCACCGAAGCGGCCCGGATCGTCCGCGCGGCCGGCTTCGTCATCGGCAATGTGGCCGTCCAGGTGGTCGGTCAGCGCCCCAAGGTCGGCAAGCGCCGGGACGAGGCGCAGCAGGTGCTCTCCGCCGCGGTCGGCGCACCGGTCGCGGTCAGCGGCGCCACCACTGACGGCCTCGGCTTCCCCGGCCGGGGCGAGGGCCTGGCGGCGATCGCCACCGCGCTGGTGGTCCGCGTCGCCCCGGACTGACCGGCACGCGACCGGGGCCCGGGAGTCCACTGACCGGCGCGCCGGTCAGTGGACTCCCGGGCCCGGCCCGGCTTCGTAGGATCCGGAACGGTCCCCGTGACCGAGCGCATCGACCCCCGCCCCGCGAAAGGAACGCCATGGCCGCCCTCTCCGACTCCGCCCGCGACCTGATCGACGCCAACAGCTTCGCCACCGTCGGCACCATCCAGCCCGACGGGCAGCCGCAGCTGTCCCTGGTATGGGTCGCCCGCGACGGCGACGACCTCATCTTCAGCACCCTCGAAGGCCGCCGCAAGCACCGCAACCTGGTGCGCGACCCCCGGGTCACGGTGCTGATCACGCTGCCCGAGAAGCCGTACGCGTACGTCGAGATCCGCGGCACCGCCACCATGACCACCGAGGGCGGCGACAAGCTGATCGACGACCTCAGCCGGAAGTACACCGGGCAGCCGTACGGCAGCGACGTCCCGGGCGCGGTCCGGGTGATCGTGCGGGTCAGCGCGCAGCACATCGTCGAACACGGCTGAGCCCCGGCCGTACGGAGGGACCGCGCGAACGGGCCCCGCGGGCATCCGAGTGCTGCGGGAATGTGACCGGTGTGTGTGCTCTGTGCCATAGGGCACAAGGCACACGCTCCGGCCCACTACCCTTGAGGAGTGACCATTCGCCTGTACGACACCGACGCGCGCCAGGTACGTGACTTCGTCCCGCTCACGCCGGGCTGTGTCTCGATCTACCTGTGCGGCGCCACTGTGCAGGCGGCCCCGCACATCGGGCACATCCGCTCCGGCCTCAACTTCGACATCCTGCAGCGGTGGTTCCGCTACCGCGGCTACGACGTCACCTTCATCCGGAACGTCACCGACATCGACGACAAGATCATCCGCAAGGCCACCGAGCAGAAGCGCCCCTGGTGGGCGATCGGCTACGAGAACGAGCGCGCCTTCACCTCGGGTTACGACGCGCTCGGCTGCCAGCCGCCCACCTACGAGCCGCGGGCGACCGGTCATGTGCCGGAGATGATCGAGATGATGCAGGGCCTCATCGAGCGCGGCAACGCGTATGTCAGCGACGGCAACGTCTACTTCGACGTGCGCTCCTTCCCCGACTACCTGGAGCTCTCCAACCAGGAGCTGGACAACCTCCGCCAGCCCGAGGGCGAGGGGGAGACCGGCAAGCGGGACCAGCGGGACTTCGCCATGTGGAAGGCGGCCAAGCCCGGCGAGCCGTCCTGGGACACCCCCTGGGGCCGCGGCCGGCCCGGCTGGCACCTGGAGTGCTCGGCGATGGCCCACAAGTACCTGGGCGGCGCCTTCGACATCCACGGCGGCGGCATCGACCTGATCTTCCCGCACCACGAGAACGAGATCGCCCAGGCCAAGGCGTTCGGCGACGAGTTCGCCCGCTACTGGGTGCACAACGCCTGGGTCACCATGAGCGGCGAGAAGATGAGCAAGTCGCTCGGCAACTCGGTGCTGGTCTCCGAGATGGTCCGGCACTGGCGCCCGATCGTGCTCCGCTACTACCTGGGCACCCCGCACTACCGGTCGATGATCGAGTACAGCGAGGAGGCCCTGCGCGAGGCCGAGTCGGCGTTCGCGCGGATCGAGGGCTTCGTCCAGCGGGTCATCGAGAAGACCGGGCCGGTCGAGCCCGCCGCCGAGGTGCCGCCCGCCTTCGCCGAGGCGATGGACGACGACCTGGGCGTCCCGCAGGCGCTCGCCGTCGTGCACACCACCGTCCGGCAGGGCAACAGCGCGCTCAACGCGGACGACAAGGAAACAGCGGTCGCGCGGCTGGCCGAGGTCCGTGCGATGCTCGGAGTGCTGGGTCTCGACCCGCTGGACCCGCACTGGACGGGCGCCGACCGCGGTGACGACCTGCACGGGGTGGTGGACTCCCTGGTCCAGCTGGTGCTGGAGCAGCGGCAGTCGGCGCGCTCGCGCAAGGACTACGCGACCGCCGACGCGATCCGCGACCGGCTGGTGCAGTCCGGTCTGGAGATCGAGGACACGCCGACCGGCTCCCGCTGGACCCTGCGGGGCTGACCCCCTGGCGCTGTCCGGCGCCCTTTGACGTTTGCCGAGTTCGACCGAAGAAGTGAGAGTGCCCGATGGCCGGGAACAGCCAGCGCAGGAACCGCCGTACGTCCAACAAGAAGGGCGCCACGGTCGGCAGCGGCGGCCAGCGGCGCAGGGGGCTCGAAGGCAAGGGCCCGACCCCGCCCGCCGAGGCGCGCAAGGGCCACAAGAAGAACCGCATCGCCAACGCCCAGGCCAAGCGGACGGTGTCGGCGCAGTCCCGCCGCCCGTCCGGCCGCGGCGCCAAGTCGTCGTCCGAGATGGTCGTCGGCCGCAACCCGGTGGTGGAGGCGCTGCGCGCGGACATCCCGGCGACCGCGGTCTACGTCCAGCAGTACATCGACAACGACGACCGCGTGCGTGAGGCGATCAAGCTCGCCTCCGACCGCGGGGTGCCGCTGATGGAGGCGGCCAAGCCGGAACTGGACCGGATCACCGCTGGGCTCAACCACCAGGGCCTGGTGCTGCAGATCCCGCCGTACGAGTACGCGCACCCCGACGACCTGGTGGCCGAGGCGGCCGACCGCGGCGAGGACCCGCTGATCGTCGCCCTCGACGGGGTGACCGACCCGCGCAACCTCGGCGCGGTCGTCCGGTCCATGGCGGCGTTCGGCGGCCACGGCGTGGTGGTGCCCGAGCGGCGCGCGGCCGGGATGACCGCCGGTGCGTGGAAGACGTCGGCGGGTACCGCGGCCCGGGTCCCGGTGGCCCGCGCCACCAACCTCACCCGCACCCTGGAGTCGTACCAGAAGGCCGGGCTCACCGTGGTCGGCCTGGCCGCCGACGGCGACGTGGAACTCCAGGACCTCGAACTCCTCTCCGGTCCGGTGGTGATCGTGGCCGGCAGCGAGGGCAAGGGCCTGTCCCGGCTGGTCGGCGAGACCTGCGACCTGCTGGTCCGCATCCCGATGCCGGGTGGCGCGGAATCGCTCAACGCCGGTGTCGCGGCGGGCGTGGTCCTCTACGAGGCTTCGCGGCGCCGCGCGTAACGCCCTTGCGGCGCGTCGCAGTTGCCGGAGTTGTCGGAGTTCCGACACCGGGGGAGCCGGGGGCAGTGTCCTAAAGGTCGTTCACTCGGTTAGATGAGCGTGGACACCAGAACACCCCGCACTCCCACGGGGGGAGGCGCGCCGGGATTTGATGAGCGTGTGATGACCATGGCACGGGTCCCGAGCGATCCCGCCCAGGTCATCGTCAACCACGCCAGCTTCCGGGTGCAGCTCGGGGCGGCCTCGGAACGTGCTCTCGGGCTGGACGAGACGGCGAAGATCCCGGTGGTCACCGCGGGCGCGGCCGGCGGGCGGCGCCGGCCGGCGCCGGTGGTCTGGTCCGGTGCCTCGGCGCCGGGCGACCCGCTCGCCGGCGAGCTGCAGCAGGCGGTCCGCCGCGCGGGCGCGGGCCGCGGCGCCGGCACGCAGCTGCTGCCGCGGGTCGGGGAGACGACCGTACTGCCGACCGTGGTGGGCCAGCGGACCGCCGGTTCGCCGACCGGGCTGCTCGGCGGCATCCGGCCGGCCACCGGTGCGTACGACCCGGTGGACGACGAGGTGACCGGACCGGTCGAGCTGTCCGGCCCGGCCGGCGGCGTCCGCGCCGGCGGTGTGGACGGGGCCGGTGGGTACGACCGGGCCGGTGGCTATGACGGGGCCGGCAGGTATGACGGGGCCGGCGGTTATGACGCGCCCAGGCCGCGCGAGCGCAAGGGCGACCCGGGCAAGCACGCCTGGTACCCGGACCGCCGGCTCAACCTCGGCATCGTGCTGCTGCCGCTGCGGATCTTCCTCGGCTTCGTGTCGATCTACGCCGGCATGGGCAAGCTCTGCGACCGCGTCTACTTCGACGGCGGCAAGCGCGGCTCGATGGTCACCTGGCTCAACTCCCTGCATCCGTGGGGCCTCGCCGAGCCGCTGCGGGACGCTGCGCTCAACCACCCGGTCGGCGCCGGCCTGAGCATCGCCTTCCTCCAGGTCGTGGTCGGCGTGCTGACCGTCTGCGGGCTCTGGCAGCGGGTCGCGGGCGTCTTCGGCGCGGCCCTGTCGATCGCGCTGCTGGTCACCGTCAGCTGGCGGACCGTCCCGGTCTACGACGCCCCCGACTTCATCTACCTGGCCGCGTGGAGCCCGCTGATCATCGCCGGCGCCCCCGTCTACTCCATCGACGCCCATCTGGCCGGCGACGCCTGGCGGCGGCTCGGCCCGCGGGTCTCGGTGTGGGACCTGCGCCGCCGGGTGCTGCGCCGCGGCGCGATCCTGGCCGCGGTCATCGCCGGCGGCACGCTGCTGGTCGGTTCGGTGCTGGGTGCGGCGGTCCGCGCCAGCACCACGCACGACGGGCACTCCGGCCCGCATGTGACGCCCACCAATGTGCTGCCCGGCTCCCCGCTGCCCGAGGTGTCCGGCACGCCCGACGCCACCCAGGGCATCTCGCCGACGCCTTCGCAGTCCGAGAGGGCGAAGGCGAAGAAGGCCGAGGAACGCAGGAAGCAGGCCACCCAGGCGCCCACCACGGCGCCGAGCCGGCAGGAGACCGCGGGCACCGGCACCGGGAGCGGCGTCGGCAGCACCCCGACGCACGGCGGTTCGGGTACGGGTTCGGCCGGCGGGTCCGGCGCGGATTCGTCCGGCGGCTCGCAGCCCCCGCAGCAGCCGGCCGCGCCGACCGCGGAGGCGCCTCCGCCTCCGCCGCCCACCGCGAAGCCGACGCAGGGGGCGATCGGCGGGCTGCTGGGCAGCGGGCCGTCGGACGGCCTGCTGCTGGGGATGGGCCCGGGCGGGCCCTCGGGGCATGCGCCGCGGGGTGCGGCGTGACGTGCTGAGGACTCGCTGGGGATGCGCTGGGCCGGGAGCCTTTGAGCCCTCCTGAGTTCCCCCGGGTTCTCCCTCGCGGGACCCTTTGAGGTCCCCCTGCGGACCCCCTGAGGCCCTCCGGCGCGACGACAGGCGGCCCGTACCGGCCCTTCCCCGGTACGGGCCGCCTGGTCCGTTCCACGGCGGGTGTGCGGGCGTTTGCGGGCTTTACCGTACGGGCGGGGTTGCCCGTACGGCCGCCGGGCTACACCTTGTTGAGGGCCTGGAGGGCTTCGAGTTCCTTCGCGGCCTCGCTGAGGTCCTTCGCGGTGTCGATGGCCCGCCAGTAGGCGCCCTGGGGGATCGGGAAGCCGGCCAGCCGGCGTTCGCGGGCCAGGTGCGGGAAGGTGGTGCGTTCGTGGTCGCCGAGGTCCGGCAGCAGCGCGGTGAACTCGGGCGCGAAGACGTAGACACCGGCGTTGATCAGGAACGGCGACGGCGGCGCCTCGATGAAGTCCAGCACCTGGCCGAACTCGTTGGTCTCCACCGCGCCCCACGGGATGCGCGGCCGGGCCAGCGCGAGGGTGGCGACGGCGGCCCGCTCCTCGTGGAAGGCGGCCATCTCCCGCAGCGAGAAGCGGGTCCAGATGTCGCCGTTGGTCGCGTACCAGGGCTCGTCGGGCCGGGGCAGTGACTTGGCCGCGTACTTCAGGCCGCCGCCGCGCCCCAGCGGCTCGGTCTCGACCACGGTGGTGACGTTCAGCGGCAGCGTGGAGGTGTCCAGCCACTCCTGCAGTACGTGGGCCATGTGCCCGCAGGAGACCACCGCGTCCGTGACGCCCTCGGCGGCCAGCCAGGCGAGCTGGTGGCCGATGATCGGCGTGCCGGTGCCGGGGATCTCCACCATGGGCTTGGGCCGGTCGTCGGTGTACGGCCGCAGCCGCGACCCCTGCCCGCCGGCCAGCAGGACGGCCTGGGTGACCGTCGGGGGGAGTTCGGGGCTGTCGGGGGTGGCGGCTAGCGCTTGCGCGGACGTCATGCAGCGCACCCTAGACGACGAGGGCGTGCGGCCCCCACCGGGTGGACCGCACGCCGTGGGCGCCCTGGCAGACCGGCCGGAAGTTCACCCGACCGAGGAGACCCCGGTGGCGAAGGCGGTGTCGCACACCGGGCGCGACCACGACTGGGCCTTCTGCGTGGCGCCGTCGTACTTGGCGACCGCCGCGCGGCCCAGCGAGCGCGCGATGGAGACGCAGTAGCGGGCGAGTGAGGGCTGCTTGGCCATGGCGACCTGGAGGTCGGTCAGCGCCACCCCCGGGTCCTTCTCCTGCAGTTCGGCCAGCAGCCGCTGCCGCAGGGCCTCCTGGGGCGTGGTGGCGTCCTGCTTCGCCGATGCGGTCAGCACCTGCGAGCCCGGGGACGAGGCCGCCCACGGGACGCGGGTGACGGCGAGGGTTCCCGACAGGACGAGAACGACCGGGAGTACGAGCGCGAATGTCTTGCCGAGACGGCGAGCTACCTGGTTCACGCATCGGATCGTAGCGACTGGTGATGATTTGGCGACATTTAGTCACCCTCCCGAGGGAGTGAAGTCGCGGAAGGGGGTGTTCGGGTGTTGACGAACGGGTGCAGGGGGCGCTCGAAAGGACCGGTTTGGTGGCGTATGGGGGGTGGTTGGTGCGGTGGGGTGCGGGGGTGGGGCACGGTGGGGGGCGCTCCAGCGGGTGGGGCGGCAGGCACGACGGCGGGCCGGTGCCTCTCGTACGAACTTCCGAGAGGTACCGGCCCACCGGGGGTGCGCACAGGCTGTGGTTGCCGGGGGTGCCGTGGGTGCCGGGGGCGCCTGCGTATGGTCAGGTGCTCGGGCGCTCACGTGGCCGGGCGCTCACGTGGCCGGCTCAGCGGCTGAGGTGCCTCGGCCGCTGAGGCGGTCGGGCGGTCAGTCGCTGAGGCGCTCGCCGGACGAGGAGGCGAAGACGTGGGTCTCGCCGGCCCGCGGGACCACGTGCAGCACGGAGCCCTTCTCCGGGATGTCACGGCCGCCGACGCGGATGACGATGTCCTTGTGGTCGCCGTCGACCTCCGCGGCACCGTAGACGAAGCCGTCGGCGCCGAGCTCCTCGACCACGTTGACGGTGACGGCCAGGCCGGCCGGGGCGTCCTTCGACAGGCCGGTGCTCTCGCCGCTGACGATGTCGAAGTGCTCGGGGCGGACACCGACGAAGACCGTCTTGTCGCCCTTGTCGGCGGCGGCCTGCACGGCGTCGCGCGCCACGTTGACGACCGCGTTGCCGAACTTCACGCCACCGTCGTGGATCGGGACCTCGATCAGGTTCATCGCGGGGGAGCCGATGAAGCCGGCCACGAAGAGGTTCGCCGGGCGGTCGTACATGTTCCGCGGGCTGTCGACCTGCTGCAGGATGCCGTCCTTGAGCACCGCCACGCGGTCGCCCATCGTCATGGCCTCGACCTGGTCGTGGGTGACGTAGACCGTGGTGACGCCGAGGCGCCGCTGCAGGCTGGCGATCTGGGTACGGGTCTGGACACGCAGCTTGGCGTCGAGGTTCGACAGCGGCTCGTCCATCAGGAAGACCTGCGGCTCACGGACGATCGCGCGGCCCATCGCGACACGCTGCCGCTGACCACCGGAGAGCGCCTTGGGCTTACGGGCCAGGTACTCGGTGAGGTCCAGGATCTTGGCGGCTTCCTCGACCCGCTTGCGGATGTCGGCCTTGTTGACGCCGGCGATCTTCAGCGCGAAGCCCATGTTGTCCGCGACGGTCATGTGCGGGTAGAGCGCGTAGTTCTGGAACACCATCGCGATGTCCCGGTCCTTCGGCGGCAGGTGCGTGACATCGCGCTCACCGATGCGGATCGAGCCGGCGTTGACGTCCTCCAGCCCCGCGAGCATGCGGAGCGAGGTCGACTTGCCGCAGCCCGACGGCCCGACGAGCACCAGGAACTCGCCGTCCCCGACCTCGATGTCGAGCCCGTCCACCGCGGGCTTGTCGCCACCCGGGTAGATCCGGGTCGCCTTGTCGAACGTGACAGTAGCCATGACTGTTGCGGTCCCTTCACCGGCAGGAACGTGCCGGACGATCCGAGTAAAGGAAGAACGTACTGTGGTGCGTTCTTGATTGGTCTAGTCCGTTTGCATACAGACTCCTGGTGACCGTACCTGCCGGGTGCTCCCTTGTCACCAGCCCCCGGACCCCATTTTCGAACCACCCCCCGACCCGCTCCCGGTACACTGCTCCCTGCGCCTCCTTAGCTCAGCCGGCCAGAGCACCGCTCTTGTAAAGCGAAGGTCGTCGGTTCGAATCCGACAGGGGGCTCCATGGTCAACCCCAGGTCAAGCCTTTGACCTGGGGTTTTGTGTTTCGGATGACCTTGGGATTCGGGCTAATCGGGCACGTGAGGTCTGCGCATCGCAGTGCGTTGGTCGCAGGTTTCGGATCTGTGACGGATCTTGCTCAAGAGGGGCTCTGAGCTGCGTCTTTACTGGTCTCGGCCTCAGCTCTGGGGTGTGCGGTCGTTGTTACGGTGGCCGAGCGGTGGCCATCCGTGCAGCGAGCGTGCAGATAGGTGCCTGAGGGGGCAGCCGACGGCGGTCTCTACGGCCTACCGAATTGTGGCAATGTGCCAACGCCCGTGGTGCTGGGAATGCGTCGGCCTGTATGGGGTCGCCGATGCGGCCGCGCAGCTCGGCAACACGCTGCTGATGGGCGCGGTCGGGATGGAATAGCGCAGGGTGGCTGCTCGCGGTGGCCCATCCGTTCGGCAATGCCTGACCCACCCAGGGTCCGGGAGGCTGGACGGCCGCCACCGGCTCGCGGGAGAACTCGAGGCGGTGAACCTTGATCCGCACCTTCATCTGCTGGCGCGGCGACTAGCATCGGGGCATGGACTACGACCCGTCTCGTGCGGAGCGGACGACAGCCGCCTGGGGGCGCATCGAGGAGTGGCTGGGGGTGCATGCGCCGCAGTCG
Protein-coding regions in this window:
- a CDS encoding CarD family transcriptional regulator, producing the protein MTFKVGDTVVYPHHGAALIEAIEIRQIKGVDKTYLVLKVAQGDLTVRVPADNAEFVGVRDVVGQEGLDRVFEVLRAPYTEEPTNWSRRYKANLEKLASGDVIKVAEVVRDLWRRERERGLSAGEKRMLAKARQILVSELALAENTNEDKAEALLDEVLAS
- a CDS encoding response regulator transcription factor, translating into MTRVLVVEDEESFSDALSYMLRKEGFEVAISATGPDALDEFERNGADLVLLDLMLPGLPGTEVCRQLRLKSNVPVIMVTAKDSEIDKVVGLEIGADDYVTKPFSSRELVARIRAVLRRRGEPEEVSPAALEAGPVRMDVDRHVVTVGGGKVDLPLKEFDLLEMLLRNAGRVLTRMQLIDRVWGADYVGDTKTLDVHVKRLRAKIEPDPGAPRYLVTVRGLGYKFEP
- a CDS encoding DUF461 domain-containing protein, producing the protein MVRSFRRGAFAAVLALSLAPLAACAAGTDATSLKVEPDSAYASAGVIKVQNAFVLTQADGPATVSARLFNNGSSPQTLQSVQLAGALNARLSGANGGKDVTVPAHGTVLLGGKGNPAAVIDSGQESLRDGDVQTAVFRFSGSGPVSLPINITPSAGYFQPYGPSSLPTTATPSPSDTATPTTTPDSTATPTDTATPTGTATPTA
- a CDS encoding nucleotidyltransferase family protein, which translates into the protein MTSAQALAATPDSPELPPTVTQAVLLAGGQGSRLRPYTDDRPKPMVEIPGTGTPIIGHQLAWLAAEGVTDAVVSCGHMAHVLQEWLDTSTLPLNVTTVVETEPLGRGGGLKYAAKSLPRPDEPWYATNGDIWTRFSLREMAAFHEERAAVATLALARPRIPWGAVETNEFGQVLDFIEAPPSPFLINAGVYVFAPEFTALLPDLGDHERTTFPHLARERRLAGFPIPQGAYWRAIDTAKDLSEAAKELEALQALNKV
- the rlmB gene encoding 23S rRNA (guanosine(2251)-2'-O)-methyltransferase RlmB, which codes for MAGNSQRRNRRTSNKKGATVGSGGQRRRGLEGKGPTPPAEARKGHKKNRIANAQAKRTVSAQSRRPSGRGAKSSSEMVVGRNPVVEALRADIPATAVYVQQYIDNDDRVREAIKLASDRGVPLMEAAKPELDRITAGLNHQGLVLQIPPYEYAHPDDLVAEAADRGEDPLIVALDGVTDPRNLGAVVRSMAAFGGHGVVVPERRAAGMTAGAWKTSAGTAARVPVARATNLTRTLESYQKAGLTVVGLAADGDVELQDLELLSGPVVIVAGSEGKGLSRLVGETCDLLVRIPMPGGAESLNAGVAAGVVLYEASRRRA
- the ispF gene encoding 2-C-methyl-D-erythritol 2,4-cyclodiphosphate synthase, whose amino-acid sequence is MATELPAGYVLPQVGIGTDIHAFEEGRELWCAGLRWEGEGPGLAGHSDADVVAHAACNALFSAAGLGDLGAHFGTGRPQWAGASGLTLLTEAARIVRAAGFVIGNVAVQVVGQRPKVGKRRDEAQQVLSAAVGAPVAVSGATTDGLGFPGRGEGLAAIATALVVRVAPD
- the cysS gene encoding cysteine--tRNA ligase, which codes for MTIRLYDTDARQVRDFVPLTPGCVSIYLCGATVQAAPHIGHIRSGLNFDILQRWFRYRGYDVTFIRNVTDIDDKIIRKATEQKRPWWAIGYENERAFTSGYDALGCQPPTYEPRATGHVPEMIEMMQGLIERGNAYVSDGNVYFDVRSFPDYLELSNQELDNLRQPEGEGETGKRDQRDFAMWKAAKPGEPSWDTPWGRGRPGWHLECSAMAHKYLGGAFDIHGGGIDLIFPHHENEIAQAKAFGDEFARYWVHNAWVTMSGEKMSKSLGNSVLVSEMVRHWRPIVLRYYLGTPHYRSMIEYSEEALREAESAFARIEGFVQRVIEKTGPVEPAAEVPPAFAEAMDDDLGVPQALAVVHTTVRQGNSALNADDKETAVARLAEVRAMLGVLGLDPLDPHWTGADRGDDLHGVVDSLVQLVLEQRQSARSRKDYATADAIRDRLVQSGLEIEDTPTGSRWTLRG
- a CDS encoding PPOX class F420-dependent oxidoreductase, which gives rise to MAALSDSARDLIDANSFATVGTIQPDGQPQLSLVWVARDGDDLIFSTLEGRRKHRNLVRDPRVTVLITLPEKPYAYVEIRGTATMTTEGGDKLIDDLSRKYTGQPYGSDVPGAVRVIVRVSAQHIVEHG
- the ispD gene encoding 2-C-methyl-D-erythritol 4-phosphate cytidylyltransferase, translated to MLIPARVPPDFTEGVRKNAVPGTLSAIPISYKDTNLRTAAVIPAAGRGVRLGPGAPKALRTLGGVPILVHAVRAMARARAVQVIVVVAPPDGAAEVRALLDAHGLPGSTDIRVVPGGAERQDSVRLGLAALPDDVDVVLVHDAARPLVPVETVEAVVDAVRAGAPAVVPGLSLADTVKSVDPETGTVTGTPQRALLRAVQTPQGFDRAVLAKAHASVSHGVTDDASMVEHLGLPVLVVPGHEEAFKVTRPLDLVLAEAVLARRRATDGY
- a CDS encoding DoxX family membrane protein: MARVPSDPAQVIVNHASFRVQLGAASERALGLDETAKIPVVTAGAAGGRRRPAPVVWSGASAPGDPLAGELQQAVRRAGAGRGAGTQLLPRVGETTVLPTVVGQRTAGSPTGLLGGIRPATGAYDPVDDEVTGPVELSGPAGGVRAGGVDGAGGYDRAGGYDGAGRYDGAGGYDAPRPRERKGDPGKHAWYPDRRLNLGIVLLPLRIFLGFVSIYAGMGKLCDRVYFDGGKRGSMVTWLNSLHPWGLAEPLRDAALNHPVGAGLSIAFLQVVVGVLTVCGLWQRVAGVFGAALSIALLVTVSWRTVPVYDAPDFIYLAAWSPLIIAGAPVYSIDAHLAGDAWRRLGPRVSVWDLRRRVLRRGAILAAVIAGGTLLVGSVLGAAVRASTTHDGHSGPHVTPTNVLPGSPLPEVSGTPDATQGISPTPSQSERAKAKKAEERRKQATQAPTTAPSRQETAGTGTGSGVGSTPTHGGSGTGSAGGSGADSSGGSQPPQQPAAPTAEAPPPPPPTAKPTQGAIGGLLGSGPSDGLLLGMGPGGPSGHAPRGAA